The Corylus avellana chromosome ca8, CavTom2PMs-1.0 genome has a segment encoding these proteins:
- the LOC132189094 gene encoding endoribonuclease YBEY, chloroplastic-like has translation MDGTLLNSKSQISSANARALKEAVSRGVKVVIATGKARPAVISILKMADLAGKDGVVSEFSPGVFLQGLLVYGRQGREIFRRNLDPNVCREACLYSWENKVPLIAFTKDRCLTLFDDPLVDSLHTVYREPKAEIMPSVDHLLAAVDIQKVIFLDTSAGVTTTLRPYWSEATRDRATVVQAVPDMLEIVPLGTSKGIGVKMLLDHLGSTAKEIMAIGDGENDVEMLELASLGIALSNGSEKTKTVANVIGASNDEDGVADAIYRYAF, from the exons ATGGATG GTACACTGCTAAACAGCAAAAGCCAAATTTCGTCAGCAAATGCCAGGGCTTTAAAAGAGGCTGTCTCAAGGGGTGTGAAAGTGGTGATAGCCACCGGAAAA GCTCGTCCAGCTGTGATAAGCATTTTAAAGATGGCAGATTTAGCTGGAAAAGATGGCGTTGTTTCAGAATTTTCTCCTGGGGTTTTCTTACAG GGATTGCTTGTTTATGGTAGACAAGGTCGGGAAATATTTAGAAGGAATTTAGATCCAAATGTTTGCAGAGAG GCCTGTCTTTACTCTTGGGAGAATAAAGTTCCTCTCATAGCTTTCACCAAAGATCGATGCTTAACTTTATTTGATGACCCGCTAGTTGACTCACTGCACACTGTATATCGTGAGCCAAAG GCAGAGATCATGCCGTCGGTTGATCATCTCTTGGCTGCAGTTGACATACAG AAAGTGATCTTCTTAGACACTTCTGCGGGAGTGACCACTACGCTGCGGCCATACTGGTCAGAAGCAACAAGAGATCGTGCCACTGTTGTTCAAGCTGTGCCAGACATGCTTGAAATTGTTCCCCTTGGGACCTCAAAAGGGATTGGAGTGAAAATGCTGCTTGATCATTTGGGAAGCACTGCAAAAGAG ATAATGGCAATTGGTGATGGGGAAAATGACGTTGAGATGCTTGAGCTGGCTTCTTTAGGCATTGCTCTTAGTAACGGATCAGAGAAGACAAAAACTGTGGCTAATGTAATTGGTGCCAGCAACGACGAAGACGGTGTTGCTGATGCCATCTACCGGTATGCATTCTGA